The following are from one region of the Arachis duranensis cultivar V14167 chromosome 10, aradu.V14167.gnm2.J7QH, whole genome shotgun sequence genome:
- the LOC107470747 gene encoding TOM1-like protein 9, which produces MVNSLVERATSDMLIGPDWALNLEICDILNHDPGQAKDVVKGIKRRIRSKNPKAQLLALTLLETIVKNCGDTVHMHVAEKEVLHEMVKVARKKPDSNVREKILNLIDTWQEAFGGQRARYPQYYAAYQELLHAGAVFPPRSESSPPVFTPLQTRPLTSHPQNIRNFDVQGDTAGSSSTGSSTEAEFPTLSLSEIQNARGILDVLAEMLNAIDLGNKEGLRQEVIIDLVVSLQIQRKQTGILTFFIFNFSSDESLLCQGLALNDDLQRVLAKHESIASGTSNQKDNEKPKPSTPGALVDHPLVDTEDGGKQSDERLPSNAEAESQPFNQLLLTAPPTANGSAAPLNVNAKWDLLSGDDYNSSPKADNSLALVPLGEQQPASPTPHQNNALVLFDMFSNGNNGPAPILGQPNSLSPQFHHQTFISQGIFYPNVNMPNVGSPRYEQQSSPFAQTTAPIWNNSQAQQQHQQQPPPPNSPAYGTQSGGSFPPPPWETTENGSPTAAGNQYPQPLQVTQVVMTHVQNAGTHGQGLPQPMGNDQAISMYMQQPNANTYMSTINNNNVGQSNQQFPQQIQGVPSGAYMSMVPHQMQNGNMAYMYPQQMYGNQFVGYGYGQQQQGVQYVEQQMYGLSVSDDNGMRNSYQVSATSYVPSGKPSKPEDKLFGDLVDMAKVKSPKTTAPDRASNT; this is translated from the exons ATGGTGAACTCGTTAGTTGAACGTGCCACGAGCGACATGCTGATTGGTCCTGATTGGGCTTTGAACCTTGAAATCTGTGACATACTCAACCATGATCCTGG GCAAGCAAAGGATGTCGTTAAAGGCATAAAGAGGCGGATTcgaagtaaaaatcctaaagcTCAACTCCTTGCATTAACT TTGCTGGAAACAATTGTAAAGAACTGTGGAGATACTGTTCACATGCATGTTGCAGAGAAAGAGGTTCTTCATGAGATGGTGAAAGTAGCAAGGAAAAAG CCTGATTCTAATGTCAGAGAGAAGATACTGAATCTTATTGATACTTGGCAAGAAGCCTTTGGAGGCCAAAGAGCAAGATATCCTCAATATTATGCTGCATACCAAGAACTGTTG CATGCAGGAGCAGTATTCCCTCCAAGATCTGAAAGTTCTCCACCTGTATTCACACCTCTACAAACACGTCCATTGACATCACATCCACAAAATATCCGCAACTTTGATGTGCAGGGGGACACAGCTGGGTCATCATCAACCGGGTCATCAACCGAGGCTGAGTTTCCAACCCTAAG TTTGTCTGAGATTCAAAACGCACGTGGTATCTTGGATGTTCTTGCAGAGATGCTGAATGCAATAGACCTTGGAAATAAAGAA gGGCTTAGACAGGAGGttataattga tctAGTAGTTTCtcttcaaattcaaagaaaacaaactggtatattaactttttttatatttaatttttccaGTGATGAGTCACTCCTATGCCAAGGTCTAGCTCTTAATGATGATCTACAACGTGTACTGGCCAAGCATGAATCCATTGCTTCAGGAACTTCTAATCAAAAGGACAACGAGAAACCAAAGCCTTCAACTCCTGGAGCACTTGTTGATCATCCTCTGGTTGATACTGAAGATGGTGGTAAACAAAGCGATGAGAG ATTACCATCTAATGCTGAAGCCGAGTCCCAGCCATTCAACCAATTACTACTTACTGCACCCCCAACAGCAAATGGTTCTGCTGCACCTTTGAATGTTAATGCCAAATGGGACCTACTCAGTGGTGATGACTATAACTCATCACCTAAAGCTGATAACTCACTTGCTCTTGTTCCTCTAGGAGAACAGCAGCCAGCCAGTCCAACGCCTCATCAGAATAATGCACTTGTTCTTTTTGATATGTTCTCTAATGGTAACAATGGACCTGCTCCAATTCTTGGCCAACCAAATTCATTATCCCCCCAATTTCATCACCAGACATTCATATCTCAAGGCATATTTTATCCCAATGTAAATATGCCAAATGTGGGATCACCTCGTTATGAGCAACAATCATCACCATTTGCACAAACCACAGCTCCTATTTGGAATAATTCtcaggcccaacaacaacatcaacaacaaccaccaccaccaaattCACCAGCTTATG GCACACAAAGTGGTGGATCATTTCCGCCACCTCCTTGGGAAACAACCGAAAATGGTAGTCCTACAGCAGCAGGCAACCAATATCCACAACCGTTACAGGTCACTCAAGTGGTTATGACACATGTACAGAATGCTGGTACGCATGGTCAAGGACTACCTCAGCCAATGGGGAATGATCAAGCTATCAGTATGTATATGCAGCAGCCAAATGCAAATACCTATATGTCAAcaatcaataacaataatgttgGTCAAAGCAATCAGCAATTCCCTCAGCAGATTCAAGGTGTTCCTAGTGGTGCTTACATGTCTATGGTTCCACATCAAATGCAAAATGGCAACATGGCTTACATGTATCCACAACAAATGTACGGCAACCAATTCGTCGGATATGGTTACGGTCAGCAGCAACAAGGGGTTCAATATGTTGAGCAACAGATGTATGGTTTATCTGTGAGTGATGACAATGGTATGAGAAACTCTTACCAAGTTTCTGCTACTTCTTATGTGCCATCTGGAAAACCTTCAAAGCCAGAGGATAAGTTGTTTGGGGACCTTGTTGATATGGCTAAAGTGAAATCCCCTAAAACAACTGCTCCTGATCGAGCTAGTAACACCTAG
- the LOC107470754 gene encoding transcription factor bHLH143-like — MAASNNTCGGATSSSCGSSARRSPVTKGVSEKGLWKLYKRLAVGGSGGHEESEMHEDTEEINALLYSDDDDSDYNDCDDNEITSTDHSPLVTKRTYGMQEQFQHTTEGVASYDWPNKRPKLVDGDCNRSPQPVDSSSSLRPNENHECISDAESQNYFGAEKVGKSIAGDFQLKKDQIRELLRVLENLIPGAKGKQLLFVNDQTIEYLKFLVNYN; from the exons ATGGCAGCCTCGAACAATACCTGTGGCGGTGCAACATCATCCTCCTGTGGTAGCAGTGCTCGACGTTCTCCCGTGACCAAG GGAGTGAGTGAAAAAGGGCTATGGAAGCTTTACAAGAGATTGGCAGTTGGTGGTAGTGGAG GTCATGAAGAAAGTGAAATGCATGAAGACACAGAGGAAATCAATGCATTGCTTTattctgatgatgatgacagTGATTATAATGATTGTGATGATAACGAGATAACAAGTACAGACCATTCCCCTTTGGTTACTAAAAGGACCTATGGTATGCAAGAACAATTTCAACACACAACTGAGGGAGTTGCTAGCTATGATTGGCCTAACAAAAGGCCGAAGCTAGTTGATGGTGACTGCAATAGATCACCACAACCTGTGGACAGTTCCAGTTCGTTAAGACCAAATGAAAACCACGAGTGCATTAGTGATGCTGAATCACAGAATTATTTTGGCGCTGAGAAAGTAGGTAAATCAATAGCAGGTGATTTTCAGTTGAAAAAGGACCAGATTCGAGAATTATTGAGAGTTCTTGAGAACTTGATTCCTGGTGCAAAAGGAAAGCAGCTACTTTTTGTCAATGATCAAACTATTGAGTACTTGAAATTTTTAGTAAACTATAATTAG